The Leptospira mtsangambouensis sequence TTTTTTAGCCTTTTTCTCGCCATTTTTATTATTCTTTTTCTCTTTCTTCTCACCGTCTTTGTTGTTCATTTTTTCTTTTTTAGGTTTAACGGTTTCGGAAGCTTCGTCAGCTTGCATAGTAGGTTCTTCGTCTGCTTCTGTTTGAGCAAAAACGCCGAAAGTACTGAAAGAGAAAATAGAGAGAATCACAAGAAATTTTTTCATTTTTTACCTCGTATGGAATGTGCACCAATTAGATACTATTTCGACGAATAGACAATCGTAAATTTTGGAATTTTTGTGAATTATTTACCCACACAAAATTTACTAAAAATCCTACCAAGGATCTCTTCGTTTTCCACATGACCATTGACTTCACCAATTTCTTTGAGTGAGGAATTGATTTCCTGGATATAAATTTCAGCAGGTGTTTCTTCTTCCATCAATCGAATCGCTTCTGATAAATTAGATTCAATTTTTTGAATATGATATCTTTGTCTGTCTTCTAATAAAACCACATCTTCTGAATTATCTTTTGAGGTGATTTTTGTTTTTAAAAGTTCTAATAAATGAGGAATTCCAATTTTTGTTTTACAAGAGATTTCAGTAATTTCCAATTCGAATTCATTTTGCATTTCATCCAATTGGTTTCGGTTCCAATCTTTATGTTTTTCATCAATTTTATTGGCAACAAGGATAGAGCCATGAAGTCTTTCTTTATGTTTTGATAAAAACGAACTTTTGTCGAATGGTACTGAGGTATCAATCAAAAGTAGTTTTACGTTGGCACTATCGGCCTCTCGTTTGCTTCTTTCAATCCCCATTTGTTCTATGTTATCAGAAGTTTCACGAATTCCAGCAGTGTCTACCAATCGAATTGGAATTCCATCCAAACTCAATTCCTCAGCGATATAATCTCTGGTGGTACCGGGAATGTCCGATATAATCGAGCGATCTTTTCCAATCAGTAAGTTCATTAGGCTCGACTTACCCGTGTTTGGCTCTCCAAATAAAACAACAGTGGATTGTAAAATTAATGTTTCTGCTCGTTCAGAATCTTTGATTAATTTGGAACAAAGATTTTTTAGAGAAATCATTCGATTTTTTCTTTCTTCTAAACTTTCGAAGGTTAAGTCTTCGGTTGAAAAATCAATTTCTGCTTCACATTCTGCTTTTAGTGAAATCAAATCACTTCTGATTTTCGAACTTAGTTTTGTGATCTCACCAAATACGTTTTTTTGAGCTAATTCTAGTTCATAGCGAGAGCGTGCTTCAATGAGTCGCCCGATGGCTTCCGCTCCCGATAAATTGATTTTTCCATTTAAGTAAGCTCGTTTTGTAAATTCACCCTTTTGTGCAGGCCTTGCCCCTTTATCAAAAAGAATTTGTAAGGCACGTTTGAGTAGAATTGGATTTCCATGTAAATGGAACTCGGCTAAATCTTCACCTGTGTATGAGTTAGGTGCGGGAAA is a genomic window containing:
- the mnmE gene encoding tRNA uridine-5-carboxymethylaminomethyl(34) synthesis GTPase MnmE, which codes for MIDTIAALSTAQGPGAIGILRVSGTAVLPIALAVLHKNGSPLAEEFILNQKRTAIFCDFVDAQKPLDQIVFFYFPAPNSYTGEDLAEFHLHGNPILLKRALQILFDKGARPAQKGEFTKRAYLNGKINLSGAEAIGRLIEARSRYELELAQKNVFGEITKLSSKIRSDLISLKAECEAEIDFSTEDLTFESLEERKNRMISLKNLCSKLIKDSERAETLILQSTVVLFGEPNTGKSSLMNLLIGKDRSIISDIPGTTRDYIAEELSLDGIPIRLVDTAGIRETSDNIEQMGIERSKREADSANVKLLLIDTSVPFDKSSFLSKHKERLHGSILVANKIDEKHKDWNRNQLDEMQNEFELEITEISCKTKIGIPHLLELLKTKITSKDNSEDVVLLEDRQRYHIQKIESNLSEAIRLMEEETPAEIYIQEINSSLKEIGEVNGHVENEEILGRIFSKFCVGK